From Synoicihabitans lomoniglobus, the proteins below share one genomic window:
- a CDS encoding response regulator yields the protein MQILAVEDDPVARRVLRQALKKLGHEVIEAEDGEAGLDALEREKVRVIVCDWIMPQMDGLEFCRRVRDRPAEDYVYFILLTSRTASTENEREAADAGVDDFLSKPLDVNELWMRLRVAERILQFATQVRTLEAFLPICSYCKKVREDSNYWTQIESYINTRTGTDFSHSVCPDCYQSVVVPELNKLKAEAAAQREADAEEARSMSKSDAEKV from the coding sequence TTGCAAATCCTCGCCGTCGAAGATGATCCGGTTGCCCGTCGCGTGTTGCGGCAGGCTTTGAAGAAACTTGGCCATGAAGTCATCGAGGCGGAGGATGGTGAAGCGGGGCTGGATGCGTTGGAGCGGGAAAAAGTGCGGGTGATTGTGTGTGATTGGATCATGCCGCAGATGGACGGATTGGAGTTTTGTCGTCGGGTGCGCGATCGGCCTGCGGAGGACTACGTTTATTTTATTCTGCTGACGAGTCGCACGGCCTCGACCGAGAACGAACGTGAAGCCGCCGACGCCGGCGTGGATGATTTTTTAAGCAAGCCGCTCGATGTGAATGAGCTTTGGATGCGGCTGCGCGTGGCGGAACGTATCCTGCAATTCGCTACCCAGGTGCGGACGTTGGAGGCATTTTTGCCGATATGTTCCTACTGCAAAAAAGTTCGCGAGGATTCGAATTACTGGACGCAGATCGAGAGCTACATCAACACGCGGACGGGGACCGATTTCAGCCATTCGGTTTGTCCGGATTGTTATCAATCGGTCGTGGTGCCGGAACTGAATAAACTGAAAGCCGAAGCGGCGGCTCAGCGTGAAGCTGATGCGGAGGAAGCCCGTTCGATGTCGAAGAGTGACGCGGAGAAAGTTTGA
- a CDS encoding SlyX family protein — protein MQNDGVARLEERMAWLERHVLEQDKVMLQQGDALKKLSDELAALRERMAGREAPLDPNERPPHY, from the coding sequence ATGCAAAACGACGGAGTAGCCCGATTGGAAGAGCGGATGGCTTGGCTTGAGCGTCACGTATTGGAACAAGACAAAGTGATGCTGCAGCAAGGCGATGCCTTGAAAAAACTGAGTGATGAACTCGCCGCCCTGCGGGAGCGCATGGCCGGGCGGGAGGCACCGCTCGATCCGAACGAGCGGCCCCCTCACTATTAA